The region AGGCGACGTTCTCCCCCACGGTCTTGTTGGGGAGCAGTCGGAAGTCCTGGAAGACCGTGCCCACCTGGCGCCGCATCTGCGGGACCTTCCAGTTGGAGAGCTTCCCGAGGTCCTTGCCGAGGACGTGCACATGGCCGTGGCTGGCGCGCTCCTCGCGCAGCAGCAGCCTCAGGAAGGTGGACTTACCGGAGCCCGAGGACCCCACCAGGAAGACGAACTCGCCGCGCTCGATCTCGAGCGAGACGTCCCTGAGTGCAGGGCGGTTCTGCTTCGGGTAAGTCTTGGAGACGTTGTCGAATCGGATCACTGATGCACCACGGTCGACCTGAATAGGGGCACGGTTGCCGAGTTGCGGCTCCCGTCGGTGTGCGTGACCATACGCGAACCTCGCACGGCGGCGCAGTCGGCGTAGGGGGTTGGTGCGTTTATTCACGGCACCTACGGGACAAAAGGCGCACAATCCCGCGGGACGCGCCGTTCCGGCGATGAGCTGGCACAGTGGAAGAGGGAACCAAGGCACCCTCCGGTGCGTTGGTGCAGTGGAGAAGGAGGTCGCATGACGTACGACCGACTGGTGTGCGCCAACTGCGCGGCCCCTGTGAGCGAGGGCCGCTGCCCCGTGTGCCGGGCGAGCAGAGAACGTCTTCAGCAGCAAGCGGGCGGTGTCTTCGCCCAGCTCAGCCCTGCGATGCTGGTGGCGCTGATGATCGTGTTGATCGCGGTGTCCGTACTGCTCCACCAGGCCGTCTGACACCCGTACGAGGCTTTTCCCGGCTGCGGCGGTCACGCCGACGCCGAGGGGCCCGGGACGCGCATGCGTCCCGGGCCCCTTTGCGCGCTACACCTCAGCGTCAGGCCGCTGCGGCGCCGCCGCCGTTCTTGTTGACCAGACGGGGCAGCATACGGAAGCCCACACCGCCCGCGATCATCGTCGCGGCGCCGATCAGCAGGAAGGTGGTGCCGGAGGAACCGGTCTCCGCCAGCTCACCGCCCTTGGCCTGCTGCTTTGCCTTGCCGGGCGTGTCAGCGATCTGCTCCTTGCCCTGACCGGGCTGCTCGATCGGCTTGGTGCCCTCGTTGTCGGTGCCGGTGCCGGTGCTGGAGTTGCCACCGGTGCTGGGACCGCCGGTGGAGTCGTCGCCACCGGTCGTGCTGCCGGACTGACCGCCGGTGGTCTCGTCGCCACCGGTCGTGCTGCCGGACTGGCCACCGGTGGTCTCGTCACCGCCCGTCGTGCTGCCGGACTGACCGCCGGTGGTCTCGTCGCCACCGGTCGTGCTGCCGGACTGGCCACCGGTGGTCTCGTCACCGCCCGTCGTGCTGCCGGACTGACCGCCGGTGGTCTCGTCGCCACCGGTGCCACCGGTGCTGTCGTCACCACCGATACCGCCGGTGCTGTCGTCACCGCCGATCTCACCGCCGGTGCTGTCGTCGCCACCGATCTCGCCGCCGACCTGACCGCTGGAGTCGCCGCCGGTCGAGGAGTCACCACCGGAGGAGTCACCGCCGGAGTCGCCGCCGCCGATGATCCCGCCGATAATGCCGCCGATGATGCCGCCGTCCTGGCCCGGGGTCTCACCCGGGCTGGCCGCGGAAGCAGCGCCGGCCGCGGTGAGCGACGCACCGGCCGCAATCACTGCGCCGGCCGCAATGCGCGCTACGCGCAGCCGCGTCTTCTTCGTCATGTACTGCTACCCCCAGTAGCTGAACTCGTCATTGGAGCACCGTTGCGCGGGGCGACGAGCCGATGTCGGGGTGCACGAGCTTCGGTCCCGCCCTGCGGCAGACCGCTCAATTCCCCGTTCCTACACGCGCCCCAGACATACGCATGCCGCGCTCAGCCTTCCCAGTTCGGCCATCATCGTCAAGGTCGAATAAAGTCCCGATGCCCGAATTGCCAAGCGGTGGGCGGTACATGGACATACGACTGTGACCAAACCGCCACAGCAAAAACAACTGCCTCCCTGAAGGAGGCAGTTGTTTCACGTACGGAGCACGCGGATCCGCTACTTCTCCTGCTGCTTGCGCCAGCGGATGCCGGCCTCCAGGAAGCCGTCGATGTCGCCGTCCAGCACACCGGTGGGGTTGCCGACCTCGAACTCGGTCCGCAGGTCCTTGACCATCTGGTACGGGTGCAGGACGTAGGAACGCATCTGGTTGCCCCAGGAGTTGCCGCCGTCGCCCTTGAGCGCGTCCATCTTGGCCTGCTCCTCCTGGCGGCGGCGCTCGAGGAGCTTGGCCTGGAGGACGTTCATCGCGGTCGCCTTGTTCTGGATCTGCGAGCGCTCGTTCTGGCAGGAGACGACGATGCCGGTGGGGATGTGCGTCAGCCGGACCGCGGAGTCGGTGGTGTTGACGCCCTGGCCGCCGGGGCCGGAGGAGCGGTAGACGTCGACCCGCAGCTCGGACTCGTCGATCTCGATGTGGTCGGTCTGCTCGACGACGGGCAGCACCTCGACACCGGCGAACGACGTCTGGCGGCGGCCCTGGTTGTCGAACGGCGAGATGCGCACCAGGCGGTGCGTGCCCTGCTCGACGGAGAGGGTGCCGTAGGCGTACGGGACCTTGATGGCGAAGGTGGTCGACTTGATGCCGGCCTCTTCCGCGTACGAGGTCTCGTAGAGCTCGGTCTTGTAGCCGTGCCGCTCGGCCCAGCGCAGATACATGCGCTGCAGCTTCTCGGCGAAGTCGGCGGCGTCCACGCCACCGGCCTCGGCGCGGATGTTGACGACCGCCTCACGGGAGTCGTACTCGCCGGACAGGAGGGTGCGGACCTCCAGCTCGTCGACCGCCTTGCGGACGGCGGTGAGCTCGTCCTCGGCCTCGGCCCTGGCGTCCTCGTCGCCCTCGGCCTCGGCGAGCTCGAAGAGCACCTCGAGGTCGTCGACGCGGCCGCGCAGGTCCTCGGCCTTGCGCAGCTGGCCCTGGAGGTAGGA is a window of Streptomyces caniferus DNA encoding:
- the prfB gene encoding peptide chain release factor 2 yields the protein MAVVDVSEELKSLSSTMGSIEAVLDLDKMRADVAVLEEQAAAPSLWDDPENAQKITSRLSYLQGQLRKAEDLRGRVDDLEVLFELAEAEGDEDARAEAEDELTAVRKAVDELEVRTLLSGEYDSREAVVNIRAEAGGVDAADFAEKLQRMYLRWAERHGYKTELYETSYAEEAGIKSTTFAIKVPYAYGTLSVEQGTHRLVRISPFDNQGRRQTSFAGVEVLPVVEQTDHIEIDESELRVDVYRSSGPGGQGVNTTDSAVRLTHIPTGIVVSCQNERSQIQNKATAMNVLQAKLLERRRQEEQAKMDALKGDGGNSWGNQMRSYVLHPYQMVKDLRTEFEVGNPTGVLDGDIDGFLEAGIRWRKQQEK